CATGCCCGCTTTGTCTTTTTGAGATAAGGCATAACCCGAGCTCTCACCTAAGGAGATTGAGTGGTCTTTACTGCCTTCCATGATGATATGTGGTTTTTTAAAGGTGAACTTAAGTGCCGTAGCTTGCTCTTTAAAAAGCAACCCTCGAACATCATACTCTTTTTTGTAACCGCCCAGAGGTGGGATCGCCACAGGGTTATGGCATGCACCAACAATCACAGGATGTCTTGCATCTCCACCAATAAAATCGATCAAAACCTCTGTGTCAGGGTTAGGAGGTAAAAACAGTCCTTCCTCTTTGCCAACATACGTTGTCAAAAGCCTTGCCCAAATAGGCTCTGTGGTTAATGTATTCAATGTGATCGGAATACGATGTAATTTTTCTTTATCTGCTTTAAACGGTGCAACTGTGGCAACTAGCATCGGAGTGGCAGGTAATTCAGCCCATTTAGACCAGCCACTTTTGGTTAGAGAGAGACCCAAGGTAAATTCACAAAACCAGCCTTGATTGCTTAAGTGGTGGTGAATTTCTGTCACGATATAATCGGCTTTGTTACTCTCGCCAGCACCCGACACTTTAATCGCATCTAGTAATTTCAAGTTATGTAAAGTGGTAGCTTCAGACATATCTACTTGAATGCGGCCTTGGCTGGTATCTAGCAACCGATATACTTGCTCCGCTTTTGCTTTTGCCGCAAGTTCAACTTTATCAATGGGCACCTGTGATTTGATCACAACGTCTTCTGCCGCCCCTTCTTTTTTCTCGCCAGAATCGTAGTTTTCAAGCAACATCGCTTGAGTTTTTATGTCCCAAGCACTGTGATCTACTTTTTGGGCATAAGAACTATTGTCCATAATAAGCTCAAATTCGGTACACCCATCCATCGCAACATTAAACTCGGTCACAGCAGGTTTGTGCGTCGTCAGATCAACAACTTGGATCCCCTCCTCTTCATAAAGGGCAAACCCATTGGTCAGTATACGGTTCATGATTACTTCCCACGGTTTTTTCTCAACCATGAGATATTGATAGTGTTTGACTTTGCTATCTGCGACTGTTTTTTTACCGCCACACGGCTTGAGCAAATCGTTGATAATATCTGTATCAGTAGAGTCGGACTTGTAGAGCTTACTTATTTTGGACTGACAAAGTTTATTCGCTTCACCTTTAGCGAATACTGCAAGGTAAGGCTCACTACAATAGCCAACCTTGCCACCTGTTATCACGCCAACAAACAATGTCATTTGTGTGTCTTCGCCGAAACCTGCTTTAATTTCGATGGACTTACCAGGCTGAAAGTCTTTATTCAGATCCAGTGTAAAGCTTTCTTCTGCCATATCACCATCTTCGAATATAATAGACAACTCAGAAACCTGATTTAGTCCCCGATGAGTAACCACTTCTCGAACGCCGACTTCAAGTTTCTTCTCACTGCCATCAACTAATATCGTATAACGAATATCCATGTCATCGCTCCAATGGTGGGTAGGTAATATATTCACCCACCGATGCACTGCGAATTGAGGGCATTCTATTTACACTGGCAACTTGATGAACATAATTGGCTTTGCCATATATGGAAGTAACTTTTGATACTAGGCTGTCTCCATCCATAAATTGCAATTCGTGCGTGAGATCTGGAGAGCTTTTACCTGTTCTAAGCTTAATTTCTTTACTAGATAGACACTCTGAAATATTACAGACTACCTGAGCTTTGACCCGATTACCTTTAGAATTAACCAGTTCAGTAATTACATTAATATCGCTAAACATGCCATGGAAGCCGCCATCAGCACCATGGTTCAGTACCATGTTCAAAGGCATAATAGTGACAAATGCAGGTAAGTGAGTTTCACCTTGAACAGCGAGGCCATATTTTAGCATTTCCTGGATACTGTCTTCTGTCGATGTCTCACCGCTCATAGTCATTGCATACTGTGATGGTGTTTCAATAATCGTGTTATCGAGTAAAAACGTAATCGTTAAAACGGACGGGGGTGATTTTTGATAACGTGCAGAGCCGCTCTCAGAGCCAATGGCCTTTGAATCTTTTAAACAATTTTGATGAGTAACATTGAGTGATTTTGGATCATATGGAAGCGTTAACTCACCCAACTTATTGCCATCGCCACGCTCAATTTTTTTATAAAAAGTCACTTTGCAAAGTGGTAAGCCACTTGCGTTAATGCCGTCTGCTTTATTCATAATTAGGGCCTCTTTTCCTTGCCTTGACGTGCAAATCTAAATTCGATGTGTCGTTTTAAATCTGACTCTAATTGGTGTAATAAGTCTTGTAGTTCGGACCAGCTTACTGTGTTGCTATAATACTCAGACTGTGATGATTGCTGCGTCTCTTCGCTGGACATATCGCCAGTGTTTGCCACCGTTGACTGGGAAGGTTGATCAGCACGGATCCGTGCTTTAACTCGAACATTGTTACACTTAACTTCCATCTATTGAGCTCCTTACACTGGCACACCTGGAATAGGCACTGCCACCAAATCGCGATAACTAAAGCTAAGAGACTCAATAAGTACATCATTTCTACTCGCATCAATCCCCTCCCATTCCCAGCTTTCTAAAAATGCATCTTGAACAAGCCAAGCTTGCGATGGTATGTAGTTATCATCTAAGGTGGTGATCAAAATCTGATTTTTAACCAAATAGGTATTCCAAGCATCGCCAAATACAAGGTTTTGTAACATTAGAGGGCTACCGCCTTGGAAAACGCCACGTTTTAAGGTTAATGTTTTCGCTTGCTTTTGGTTAGCAATACTGACACGGTTATTGGTATATTCGATACTTCGGTTCATTTTGAGGCCACTGACTTCTTTGAACAAAATATCAATGGGGTTAGGGATCCCTGCGGCCACAATACCAACTAAAAATCGATACCCGACCATGGGGGTTCTAGGGTCTTGAAACATATTAGCCACCTAAGCGGGCACTTACGTGCCCTAAAAGAGATTTAAAAATTAATGGAATTCAATCTTAATGTCGTCTGCCATCATCTCTAATGATTCAACACTGGCTTCATTTGAGCCGCCGTTAATGCTAGGTGCAGTGAGCTTTTTAGGAAACGCATTAATCACTTTCCAAGTTACCAGTGGCTGAGATCTGTCTTCATTAGTCAATGAAATCGTGATGTCTTTTTTATCCACTAGGTTTAAGCTGATGGATGAGATCCAATCGTAGAATTGGCTCTTCTGCTTAACCAAGCCACGCTTCAATGTAATGTTGACATCTGTTGGTTGCCCAGGCATGTGTTTTTTGCCATAGCCATCTTTATAAGTAATTGTTTCAACGCCGATGTCTAGACCTGACACTTCTGAAAATGGAATGCTCTCTTCGCCGAAGCTGACAACAAATCGATAGACGGGAATTGGATATTCTGCTGCGATATCTGCTTTAGTAGTAGCCATGTAATAACTCCAAAAATTCGGTATTTACAGCTATGCTGTAGTAAAAATTAATATCTATTTGACGCCAAGGCTCAGCGTCAAATAGCAATGTTTGATTAGCTAATTGCCATTTAGGCGATACTAATTAGCCTTCAAGGCTCTTATGAGAGAATGTTAGAACGATGAATTCAGCTGGACGAACAGCCGCAAGACCGATCTCAATATTCATCAAGCCATTGTTGATATCATCTTCTGTCATTGTTTGACCAAGACCAACGTTGACGAAAAATGCTTGCTCTGGTGTTTCGCCAAAGAATGCACCTGAGCGCCAAAGGCTCTCTAAATAACTTTCAATCATGGTTTTAAGTTTTAGCCACGTGAATGGTGTATTTGGCTCAAATACTGCGAAGTGTGTCGCTTTTTGCACTGACTCTTCAACCATATTGAATAGGCGTCGTACAGATACATATCGCCATTCGTTATCATTACCTGCAAGCGTACGCGCACCCCATACTAGAGTCCCTTTACCCACAAACGTACGGATAGCATTGATTGACTTACCTGAGGTTGCATCAACGTTGAGGTTTTCTTGATCCGCATTATCAATTGCAAGCTTTGGCATTAATACTTGTGCAAGTGCAGCATTCGCTGGCGCTTTCCAAACACCACGGTCTTTATCTGTTTTAGCCATCACACCTGCGATTGCTGGTGAAGGAGGCAAATCAAGGTAGTTTTTACCAAGTTCAGCCTTGACTTGATTGTAAACATCTGCAGATGAGAATGGGTAAGCGGGGTCACCGATTGCAGCAAGCTGTAGCTTAGGAAGCATGATGTCGATGAGTTCAAAATCATCCGAAATGGTAATCGCAGAACCGCCTGGTGTTGCTGTTACTTCACCGCCTGCTAAGTCAACTTGCTCACCATCAGTCAGACGATAGTAATTAGTGCCATCTGTTGCAAATACAGTTTCTGGCACTAAGTAACGATTGCCTGATGGGTCATATTCAGCATCCGTTGGGTCGTTCGCACCTTCCGAGTTGTATAAGTAATCTTGGCCAATTGCAGCCCAAGCGCCGTCGTCACCCACACAAACCAGTTCATGGGAAGCCGCTTTTGGCCACCAAGCTTGAGCCGTCAACGGTGTACTAAGCACAACTTGCTTCGCATCATATGTACGTGCCATTGTTGTTGTTAAGTATGGGTAGTAAGCTGCACCATATTTAAGACCTAGTGTCGCGCCAGCTCTAAGTGCTTTCGAGTCTTCAGAGATTGGGTCAATGCTGTTTTCATCCGCTTGCATTTGAACGTCAACAAGTGCAAAGCGATCCATTCTTTTTTCAGCATGTACCAGCGCTTTGTTTTGGACTTCGTAATGTTTAACTGTATTCAAGCCAATCGATTCCGGGCAAGAAATAAGTGTTACTTCGTCTACTTTGTTAAGTAATGTGATTGCAGCTGTAAAGTGTGCAGCTTGTCCACTTTGTAGCTCGTTATTAGTGATAAGCGATGAGCTCGCCTGACCAATACTAACGATATAACACGCACCACCACCATTAGCGAAAAAGTGGCTAACAGACTGGTGTAAAAAGAAAAATGCGTCTGAAAGCATTGAGCCGTCAGAAGTCACGTTGAAGCCACCTGTTGACTTAGGTGCAACTTTAAAGCTCTCTTGGTATGCACCGCCAAAAACAGCTTCAAACTCAACCATACTGGTTATACGAGTAGGTGAATTAAGATAAGCAACATTACCGTTATCATCTAACTTTGTCGTATAACCGATAAAGGCAGGGATAGCCGTCGCCACTTCTGCTACTGACGGAGGCAGAGTTGACTTCTCTTGGACGTAGACGTCTGGGGTTTTATATTGAGGCATAGTTTTTCCTTACGTTGATAATTACATTCTAAAGAGCCGATTAGGCAAGAATTTTTGGGGAAAAGAGGCACAAAGCTGCTCGGTCACAACAGTTCAGGTGGCAAATCAATGGGAACAAACCCACCCTTTCCTCTGTGCCTCTGAAAACAAAGAGCCTTTGCACGGCTCCGCCACATCAGTCCCAACTGATGTGTATTTAATAATTAATTTGTACTGCTATGACGCCGAGGCTAAAAGGGTGTGAAAATTAAAATTAACTTTTTTTAATCTATTAATTTATATGAACTTTTTTGATCTTATTATCTTAAAATGAATGAGCTGAAATATCGCTTTTTTAAAAAATAGGCGTTGATATAAGAAATTATTTTAATGTTGTACATTGAAAGAGCGGCAAGATTAAAAAGCCGTGATATGAAAAATTAGTCAAATAAGCACCTCTCAGTCAATGACATAAGTTTATATCAAGCGCGACAATTTGATTTGCCGACAAACCACAGTGGCTTGCAAGTAACTCACAATAAGCACAGTAAAGACGATTGTTGACGGCTTATACCTGAAGCCTGTGATCTATATAGGTTGCGATTGACACACAATTAAGCTCAAAACTCCTCTCACTCGTGAAGGTTTTTACTATGATCAAAAGCTTTTTCAAAAAATAAAGGGGACGTTGAGTTCAAGTTGTCTGCTGTTTTTTAGTCTGGTTCATTTACGTGGTAACGCAGATCGTAAAAGCAAAACCTAAAAATAGTCACAAGTCTTGTCAGTAGAGACCCTTATGAGTCAATGCATAGTCTAACATCACTCAGGGCAGCAACATTTAAAACGTAGAAAACGACACAAAACACTTTGTATCGTTGGTGGTCTTGGCTTCAATGTAAAAAACAGGTTTTTGTTCACACTAAACAGACTGCCAAATCATCCCACTATTTGCGTCATAAATAATAACTCAAGCATGAGTCATAGTACTTTTTCTACAAGCTAAACATTAACAAAAGTTGACCATTGCCCCACTATGTAACACCCAAGCCGTAGTCAAGAACTGATGCCAATTAAATACGACAGCTTAACCATATTCATTCGATTTATTTCTTTGCCAATAATCGGTATTTAAATATGTATAACAGTGAAAAAGTACTTTGGGATAATTTTTATTTTGATATAACAATAGGTTGAGTCGGCTCATATTTCACAGTTAGCTCTGTAGGAGGGCCTGGGTCCGGTACTCCTTGAGGGTTGAGTGCCGGGATAACACTCAATGCGCAAACGATATCACCTTTGAGTACAATAGGTGCCCCCCCTTTAAACGTCACTTCAGATAACACAATATCGTTAATTGCACTGAATGTAACCGTGCCACCAGCCGCATATGCGCCATTTATATACGGTGACATATTCACTTTTTTAGTTAAGAACTTTTCGATATCATCTTGAACCGCTATCTCGCCATGGCAAACTAAACCTTTAGATGCCACTTCTAAGGGACCTGCGGTTGGAACAACAAGAACGCCTTTATCTAGTAGCAAATTAAATACAGTACTTTCATTGAGAATTTTTATCATTATGAATACCTAGCACAGTGCGATAAACCAGATTTACGTCAAGAGCTTCTATGCATCTACTCTTCTATAACGTCACCGTTCTTTAGCCAATATGTACAGGCAAACTTTAGTGACTCTAAATACAACGGAGTTCTCTCTCGTTTGTGAATTTTATTTTCGAAAAACGGACGAACAAACCTTTAGAAAGTCGACCAATGTCCTACTTACTGTTTTGACTTCATGTCATATCGTAAAGGTGTTTATTTTTCAACCAAAAGGTCCCTAATGTTGACGTCAAATATATTAAAAACTCTGCTGTGCAGTGCTGGTATTTTGCTCACCGCAAGTGGGTATGCAGCCCCTAAATCTGAAGAGGCTCCTTTGCTTTTAATAGGTGCCTCATTCGCCAATGCGAAAATGCCTTATTTCGACAACTTGCAAGCACCACTTAACGGTATAGCCATAAATTCTGGCAAGTACTTATCTCTTGGCAATGCACTTATCAGAGAGCCTCTACTGTCTGGCCACCTTATAAACGAAGGCCAAGCTGGCGCAACAACATTTGACAGACTGACTTGCTTTCCTGGGCCTGAATGTGTCGGACCTGGCTGGGAAGGTTATGAAAAGCTATTTACCAAAGCTTTGAGCAGAGTCACCTCATTCTCCGGAGAAATTTCTGCTGACTATATCGTCATTATTCGCGGTAACGATTGTAACCACCCTGATGCATTTGGTATTCCGATGTCAGAAACTTCTGAATGCACCTTAGAACA
This genomic window from Pseudoalteromonas luteoviolacea contains:
- a CDS encoding phage baseplate assembly protein V; its protein translation is MDIRYTILVDGSEKKLEVGVREVVTHRGLNQVSELSIIFEDGDMAEESFTLDLNKDFQPGKSIEIKAGFGEDTQMTLFVGVITGGKVGYCSEPYLAVFAKGEANKLCQSKISKLYKSDSTDTDIINDLLKPCGGKKTVADSKVKHYQYLMVEKKPWEVIMNRILTNGFALYEEEGIQVVDLTTHKPAVTEFNVAMDGCTEFELIMDNSSYAQKVDHSAWDIKTQAMLLENYDSGEKKEGAAEDVVIKSQVPIDKVELAAKAKAEQVYRLLDTSQGRIQVDMSEATTLHNLKLLDAIKVSGAGESNKADYIVTEIHHHLSNQGWFCEFTLGLSLTKSGWSKWAELPATPMLVATVAPFKADKEKLHRIPITLNTLTTEPIWARLLTTYVGKEEGLFLPPNPDTEVLIDFIGGDARHPVIVGACHNPVAIPPLGGYKKEYDVRGLLFKEQATALKFTFKKPHIIMEGSKDHSISLGESSGYALSQKDKAGMTAKTDVVIKTPDDSQIKMDSNITIESAKVVVATDKMEIG
- a CDS encoding SGNH/GDSL hydrolase family protein, yielding MLTSNILKTLLCSAGILLTASGYAAPKSEEAPLLLIGASFANAKMPYFDNLQAPLNGIAINSGKYLSLGNALIREPLLSGHLINEGQAGATTFDRLTCFPGPECVGPGWEGYEKLFTKALSRVTSFSGEISADYIVIIRGNDCNHPDAFGIPMSETSECTLEQMNAYIDTFVSVAKRAINAGITPIFSKAPDYDAIDWETLRSRFNWPWIISKENYELFSELRLNRLKAEVPDAIFLDIWKGFEPMDDGLHPNRKTMQRAAKRIAKAIKKHRKQNDA
- a CDS encoding phage tail sheath family protein; amino-acid sequence: MPQYKTPDVYVQEKSTLPPSVAEVATAIPAFIGYTTKLDDNGNVAYLNSPTRITSMVEFEAVFGGAYQESFKVAPKSTGGFNVTSDGSMLSDAFFFLHQSVSHFFANGGGACYIVSIGQASSSLITNNELQSGQAAHFTAAITLLNKVDEVTLISCPESIGLNTVKHYEVQNKALVHAEKRMDRFALVDVQMQADENSIDPISEDSKALRAGATLGLKYGAAYYPYLTTTMARTYDAKQVVLSTPLTAQAWWPKAASHELVCVGDDGAWAAIGQDYLYNSEGANDPTDAEYDPSGNRYLVPETVFATDGTNYYRLTDGEQVDLAGGEVTATPGGSAITISDDFELIDIMLPKLQLAAIGDPAYPFSSADVYNQVKAELGKNYLDLPPSPAIAGVMAKTDKDRGVWKAPANAALAQVLMPKLAIDNADQENLNVDATSGKSINAIRTFVGKGTLVWGARTLAGNDNEWRYVSVRRLFNMVEESVQKATHFAVFEPNTPFTWLKLKTMIESYLESLWRSGAFFGETPEQAFFVNVGLGQTMTEDDINNGLMNIEIGLAAVRPAEFIVLTFSHKSLEG
- a CDS encoding phage tail protein; this translates as MFQDPRTPMVGYRFLVGIVAAGIPNPIDILFKEVSGLKMNRSIEYTNNRVSIANQKQAKTLTLKRGVFQGGSPLMLQNLVFGDAWNTYLVKNQILITTLDDNYIPSQAWLVQDAFLESWEWEGIDASRNDVLIESLSFSYRDLVAVPIPGVPV
- a CDS encoding phage tail protein; this encodes MATTKADIAAEYPIPVYRFVVSFGEESIPFSEVSGLDIGVETITYKDGYGKKHMPGQPTDVNITLKRGLVKQKSQFYDWISSISLNLVDKKDITISLTNEDRSQPLVTWKVINAFPKKLTAPSINGGSNEASVESLEMMADDIKIEFH